A section of the Agarivorans litoreus genome encodes:
- the iscU gene encoding Fe-S cluster assembly scaffold IscU, with product MAYSEKVIDHYENPRNVGAFEDKDDSHIGTGMVGAPACGDVMKLQLKVSDEGVIEDARFKTYGCGSAIASSSLVTEWVKGKSLDEAQALKNTDIAEELALPPVKIHCSILAEDAIKAAIADYKKKNA from the coding sequence ATGGCTTATAGTGAAAAAGTAATTGATCATTACGAAAACCCGCGTAACGTTGGCGCTTTCGAAGATAAAGATGATAGCCACATTGGCACCGGTATGGTGGGAGCACCAGCTTGTGGCGATGTGATGAAGTTACAACTTAAAGTAAGCGACGAGGGCGTGATTGAAGACGCTCGTTTCAAAACTTATGGTTGTGGTTCAGCAATTGCGTCTAGCTCACTGGTTACCGAGTGGGTTAAAGGTAAGAGTTTAGACGAAGCTCAAGCGCTTAAGAATACCGATATTGCTGAAGAATTAGCCTTGCCGCCTGTGAAGATTCACTGCTCAATTTTGGCAGAAGATGCCATTAAAGCCGCCATTGCTGATTACAAAAAGAAAAACGCGTAG